The following proteins come from a genomic window of Solidesulfovibrio sp.:
- a CDS encoding NFACT RNA binding domain-containing protein, producing the protein MEAVFFRFLARELTGVLAGGRVEKVFAPAPNVLTLALYLPLGRDIPGLAAGKKTLYLHARYGTGRFFLFLSPLKTVQPERAPAAAMRLRKHLGGRRIAGVLPDWPRRRLTLVVAGDGPSLLLDPRSFPQLVAAPAAPAGEDDPAWPPLEAVLGDPDVWQAHPQLSPSLRRRLAGLSPELAAQAYARLCAPEAEGFFVEYAGGAPEAVWPLRWPTRQGPGRDVREFPSALAAAAAFGEPLAFGEVAGRENAPQAAAETARARRLSRALARLDADQARMRAYIARRAEADLLAAHLHGLDKQAKIADLSLPGPEGDPVTLRLDPSLSVVGNMRKLYDLAAKGERGLTAIARRREDLQGGKKDLEGREHGARKPASARPLPGPLADIAANRYRTTDGFLVLRGKNAKAGEQLLRKASPFDLWLHVADGPGAHVILRRDHPRREVPRKSLLQAAGLAALASFASGAGAAEVMVGRVADVRPIKGAPAGKVAVTALVETVRVDVDPRLEEMLRQQA; encoded by the coding sequence ATGGAGGCCGTGTTTTTTCGGTTCCTGGCCCGGGAACTGACCGGGGTCCTGGCCGGCGGCCGGGTGGAAAAAGTCTTCGCCCCCGCGCCCAACGTCCTGACCCTGGCCCTGTACCTGCCCCTGGGACGCGACATCCCCGGCCTCGCCGCCGGCAAAAAGACCCTGTACCTGCACGCCCGTTACGGTACGGGCCGATTTTTCCTCTTTCTTTCCCCGCTCAAGACCGTCCAGCCCGAACGGGCTCCGGCGGCGGCCATGCGGCTGCGCAAGCATCTCGGCGGCCGGCGCATCGCCGGGGTGCTTCCCGACTGGCCCCGCCGCCGCCTGACCCTGGTCGTGGCCGGGGACGGGCCGTCGCTGCTGCTCGACCCCCGCTCGTTCCCGCAGCTCGTGGCCGCGCCGGCCGCCCCGGCCGGGGAAGACGACCCGGCCTGGCCGCCCCTGGAGGCGGTCCTCGGCGACCCCGATGTCTGGCAGGCCCATCCCCAGCTCTCCCCGTCCCTGCGCCGGCGCCTGGCCGGCCTGTCGCCGGAGTTGGCCGCGCAGGCCTACGCCAGGCTTTGCGCCCCCGAAGCCGAAGGCTTTTTCGTGGAATACGCGGGGGGTGCCCCCGAGGCCGTCTGGCCGCTACGCTGGCCCACCCGCCAGGGACCGGGACGGGACGTGCGGGAATTCCCCTCCGCCCTGGCCGCGGCCGCCGCGTTCGGCGAACCGCTGGCCTTCGGCGAGGTCGCCGGGCGGGAAAACGCCCCCCAGGCCGCGGCCGAGACCGCCCGGGCGCGCCGGCTTTCCCGGGCCCTGGCCAGGCTCGACGCCGACCAGGCCCGCATGCGGGCCTATATCGCCCGCCGGGCCGAAGCCGACCTCCTGGCCGCCCATCTGCACGGTTTGGACAAACAGGCTAAAATTGCGGATCTTTCCCTTCCCGGCCCCGAAGGCGATCCCGTCACCCTGCGCCTCGACCCGTCCCTGTCCGTGGTGGGCAACATGCGAAAGCTCTATGATTTGGCGGCCAAGGGCGAACGGGGCCTGACGGCCATCGCCCGGCGGCGCGAGGACTTGCAAGGCGGAAAAAAAGACTTAGAAGGTCGGGAACACGGCGCGCGCAAACCGGCGTCGGCCCGCCCCCTGCCCGGCCCCCTCGCCGACATCGCGGCGAACCGCTACCGCACCACAGACGGCTTCCTGGTCCTTCGCGGCAAGAACGCCAAGGCCGGGGAACAGCTCCTGCGCAAGGCCAGCCCCTTCGACCTGTGGCTGCACGTGGCCGACGGCCCGGGCGCCCACGTGATCCTGCGCCGGGACCACCCGCGCCGCGAGGTGCCGCGCAAGAGCCTGCTCCAGGCGGCCGGCCTGGCCGCCCTGGCCAGCTTCGCTTCCGGCGCCGGCGCGGCCGAGGTCATGGTGGGGCGCGTGGCCGACGTGCGGCCCATCAAGGGCGCCCCCGCCGGCAAGGTGGCCGTGACGGCGCTTGTGGAAACGGTGCGCGTGGATGTGGACCCGCGCCTGGAAGAAATGTTGCGGCAACAGGCGTAA
- a CDS encoding PhoH family protein gives MMETLGHERRLEFDDSELARDLFGPHNENLALIAGKSGARLDTRGNAVVLRADSEETLSHVANVLVQLYGLLRQGKPVYPADVEQALSVLAREPEASLQRVYREEALAVSGKKTVAPKTATQRDYLAAIRRSDLVFGIGPAGTGKTYLAVAMGVHFLLDRRVKRLILTRPAVEAGEKLGFLPGDMVEKVNPYLRPLYDALHDMLDFRKVREMLDAGVIEVAPLAFMRGRTLNDALIILDEAQNTTPEQMKMFLTRLGLASKAVVTGDVTQIDLPPRSVSGLVEARRVLRDVRGIDFISFSDADVIRHPLVGRIVKAYERDSQQGQTEA, from the coding sequence ATGATGGAAACGCTCGGGCACGAACGGCGGCTGGAGTTCGACGACTCGGAGCTGGCCAGGGACCTGTTCGGTCCCCACAATGAAAACCTCGCCCTGATCGCCGGCAAATCCGGGGCGCGTCTCGACACCCGGGGCAACGCCGTGGTCCTGCGGGCCGATTCCGAGGAGACGCTTTCCCATGTGGCCAATGTGCTGGTGCAGCTCTACGGGTTGTTGCGCCAGGGAAAGCCCGTCTACCCGGCCGACGTGGAACAGGCCCTGAGCGTCCTGGCCCGCGAGCCCGAGGCCAGCCTCCAGCGCGTCTACCGCGAGGAGGCCCTGGCCGTTTCCGGCAAAAAGACCGTCGCCCCCAAGACCGCCACCCAGCGCGACTACCTGGCCGCCATCCGCAGAAGCGACCTGGTCTTCGGCATCGGCCCGGCCGGCACGGGCAAGACCTACCTGGCCGTGGCCATGGGCGTGCACTTTTTGCTGGACCGGCGGGTCAAGCGGCTCATCCTCACCCGGCCGGCCGTGGAAGCCGGAGAAAAACTGGGCTTTTTGCCCGGCGACATGGTGGAGAAGGTCAACCCCTACCTGCGCCCGCTCTACGACGCCCTCCACGACATGCTGGACTTCCGCAAGGTGCGGGAAATGCTCGACGCGGGCGTCATCGAGGTGGCCCCCCTGGCCTTCATGCGCGGGCGCACCTTAAACGACGCGCTGATCATCCTCGACGAGGCCCAAAACACCACCCCCGAACAGATGAAGATGTTTCTCACCCGCCTGGGCCTGGCCTCCAAGGCCGTGGTCACCGGCGACGTGACCCAGATCGACCTGCCGCCCCGGTCCGTGTCCGGGCTGGTGGAGGCCAGGCGGGTGCTGCGCGACGTGCGCGGCATCGATTTCATATCGTTTAGCGACGCGGACGTGATCCGCCATCCCCTGGTGGGAAGGATCGTCAAGGCCTATGAGCGAGATAGTCAACAAGGTCAAACGGAAGCTTAA
- a CDS encoding HDIG domain-containing metalloprotein: protein MSEIVNKVKRKLKGAANGQAARAGLPHSLPGFLFFLTAVFALSFVARLGLDNSVKLFTAGEIATQDVAADQNLQIEDVEATSRKREQVAESQPPVFDVSPLPYEALAKAAEDIVVAVRTAGGEDVEKLRWQLAENLNTEVGPDVMEVWRQDEFKTLLDRDVLPWLKQNYESGVVAASTQFAPYKNGILIRDLPSMMETLRVETRDIKDLKQIKDDLEHQLKVSMNKPFRLRKAVYVLVYPLLAPNMTFNQDTTQARKREITRAVEPLYYIIKKGEIIVRQGERVGPVQQLKLQALYSHRKGPYNFYRAMGLFGMCLMFLAVLAVSLERSGLKRVRGTDWVFLGVILLIFGLLAKIADVVTLPGGGGLPEATRSMYFAVSLPMAGAAGILALFFSKRLCIFVSLILSFLAANMVYGGIGIFCYYFVGCMIYVYLMKRSETRPQVLRSALPLFAALCVMWGSVNLMDLNDPSVVGAGVAFTALSAFLSLLAVVGIAPIMELMFGYTSRFRLMELLNLEQPLLQELMVKAPGTYHHSLIVSNMVEAGARVIGANPLLAKVAALYHDIGKLKSPHYFIENISCKENRHNKLAPSMSALILIAHVKKGVELAREHRLGQQITDLIGQHHGTTLIAYFHHKAKELAEAKGDDPIREEDYRYPGPKPQTKEAGLILLADAIEASSRTLVDPTPSRIKGHIQNIVRKIHDEGELDDCQLTLKDLSLLSDTFQRILTGIFHQRIEYPSAKAADDKNGKHRDEPPCAVTPKGAAEHAA, encoded by the coding sequence ATGAGCGAGATAGTCAACAAGGTCAAACGGAAGCTTAAGGGCGCCGCCAACGGCCAGGCGGCCCGGGCCGGCCTGCCGCACAGCCTGCCGGGGTTCCTGTTCTTCCTGACCGCCGTCTTCGCCCTGAGTTTCGTGGCCAGGCTCGGCCTGGACAACTCGGTGAAGCTTTTCACGGCCGGCGAGATCGCCACGCAAGACGTGGCCGCCGACCAGAACCTCCAGATCGAGGACGTGGAGGCCACCAGCCGCAAGCGTGAGCAGGTGGCCGAATCCCAGCCCCCGGTCTTCGACGTGAGCCCCCTGCCCTACGAGGCCCTGGCCAAGGCCGCCGAGGACATCGTCGTGGCCGTGCGCACCGCCGGCGGCGAGGACGTGGAAAAACTGCGCTGGCAACTCGCCGAAAACCTCAACACCGAGGTCGGCCCGGACGTCATGGAAGTCTGGCGCCAGGACGAGTTCAAGACCCTGCTGGACCGCGACGTCCTGCCCTGGCTCAAGCAGAACTACGAATCCGGCGTGGTGGCCGCCTCGACCCAGTTCGCGCCCTATAAAAACGGCATCCTCATCCGCGACCTGCCCTCCATGATGGAGACGCTGCGCGTGGAGACCCGCGACATCAAGGACCTCAAACAGATCAAGGACGACCTGGAGCACCAGCTCAAGGTCTCCATGAACAAGCCCTTCCGCCTGCGCAAGGCCGTCTACGTCCTGGTCTACCCCCTGCTCGCCCCCAACATGACCTTCAACCAGGACACCACGCAAGCCCGGAAGCGCGAGATCACCCGGGCCGTGGAGCCGCTGTATTACATCATTAAAAAAGGCGAGATCATCGTGCGCCAGGGCGAGCGCGTGGGCCCGGTCCAGCAACTGAAGCTGCAGGCCCTCTACTCCCACCGCAAGGGCCCCTACAATTTCTACCGGGCCATGGGCCTTTTCGGCATGTGCCTGATGTTCCTGGCCGTTCTGGCCGTCTCCCTGGAGCGCTCGGGGCTCAAGCGCGTGCGCGGCACGGACTGGGTCTTCCTGGGCGTGATCCTGCTCATCTTCGGGCTTCTGGCCAAGATCGCCGACGTGGTCACCCTGCCGGGCGGCGGCGGCCTGCCCGAGGCGACCCGATCCATGTACTTCGCCGTCAGCCTGCCCATGGCCGGGGCGGCGGGCATCCTGGCGCTTTTTTTCTCCAAGCGCCTGTGCATCTTCGTCAGCCTCATCCTGTCGTTTCTGGCCGCCAACATGGTCTACGGCGGCATCGGCATCTTCTGCTACTACTTCGTCGGCTGCATGATCTACGTCTACCTCATGAAGCGCTCCGAGACCCGGCCGCAGGTGCTGCGCTCGGCCCTGCCGCTTTTCGCCGCCTTGTGCGTCATGTGGGGCTCGGTCAACCTCATGGACTTAAACGACCCGTCGGTGGTCGGCGCGGGCGTGGCCTTCACGGCCTTGTCGGCCTTTTTGTCGCTTCTGGCCGTGGTCGGCATCGCGCCCATCATGGAACTCATGTTCGGCTACACCTCGCGCTTTCGCCTGATGGAACTGCTCAACCTCGAACAGCCGCTGCTGCAGGAGCTCATGGTCAAGGCGCCGGGCACCTACCACCATTCGCTGATCGTCTCCAACATGGTCGAGGCCGGGGCCAGGGTCATCGGGGCCAACCCGCTTTTGGCCAAGGTGGCGGCGCTGTACCACGACATCGGCAAGCTCAAGAGCCCCCACTATTTCATCGAAAACATCTCCTGCAAAGAAAACCGCCACAACAAGCTGGCCCCGTCCATGAGCGCGCTGATCCTCATCGCCCACGTCAAAAAGGGCGTGGAACTGGCCCGCGAACACCGCCTGGGCCAGCAGATCACGGACCTCATCGGCCAGCACCACGGCACCACGCTCATCGCCTACTTCCACCACAAGGCCAAGGAGCTGGCCGAGGCCAAGGGCGACGACCCCATCCGCGAGGAGGATTACCGCTATCCCGGCCCCAAGCCCCAGACCAAGGAAGCCGGGCTCATTTTGCTCGCCGACGCCATCGAGGCCTCCAGCCGCACCCTGGTCGACCCCACGCCCAGCCGCATCAAGGGCCACATCCAGAACATCGTGCGCAAGATCCACGACGAGGGCGAACTCGACGACTGCCAGCTGACGCTCAAGGACCTGTCGCTTTTAAGCGACACCTTCCAGCGCATCCTGACCGGCATCTTCCACCAGCGCATCGAATACCCCAGCGCCAAGGCCGCGGACGACAAGAACGGCAAGCACCGCGACGAGCCGCCCTGCGCCGTGACGCCCAAGGGCGCGGCGGAACACGCCGCATGA
- the ybeY gene encoding rRNA maturation RNase YbeY, translating to MIGRARGLGHPGLPASRPELAALCRRLLRALDLEGRDFDLRVVGDAEMARLNRDYLGLPGPTNVLSFPAGDPDRPDSLGEMALSLDTVAREAFLYGQDPAEHLARLLAHGFLHLAGLDHGPVMEALTDAAVAALRDADAPASDRAVSPRPPQAG from the coding sequence ATGATCGGCCGGGCCAGGGGGCTCGGCCATCCCGGGCTGCCCGCCTCGAGGCCGGAACTGGCGGCGCTTTGCCGGCGGCTGCTGCGGGCCCTCGACCTCGAAGGCCGCGACTTCGACTTGCGGGTGGTGGGTGACGCGGAGATGGCGCGGCTCAACCGCGACTACCTGGGGCTGCCCGGCCCGACCAACGTGCTGAGCTTTCCGGCCGGCGACCCCGACCGGCCGGACTCTCTCGGGGAAATGGCCCTGAGCCTCGACACCGTGGCCCGGGAGGCTTTTCTTTACGGCCAGGACCCGGCCGAGCACCTGGCCCGGCTGCTGGCCCACGGCTTCCTGCACCTGGCCGGCCTCGACCACGGGCCGGTCATGGAAGCGCTCACGGACGCGGCCGTGGCGGCCCTGCGCGACGCGGACGCTCCGGCCTCGGACCGGGCCGTCAGCCCTCGTCCGCCCCAAGCAGGGTAA
- a CDS encoding PAS domain-containing protein, whose translation MMDRAQPMEDPAFVASLMNASPDLFFFKDAGCVYRYVNKAFCNLFALPRDAIIGHTDFEIFPGDNAARHYRADQAVLASGRFASFEYEVVHDNRSVWLQVLKTPVRDGLGRITGIFCTARNITTRKRLETDARIARRELERDVAEQAEDLRRVNQELRRQIVQRHKAEKALEESHRSLNLIFENSPIGISFVTDRIVRRANPHFHALFASPPGGVVGKPTAAFYPDQASYEAFGEQFYPLIARGERVDSVRVMRRLDGTDFWCRIIGQVLYPDRPQAGSVWLMEDVTERQLAEEAARAAERLKREFMDNLTHEIRTPLNGILGMAEMLAATALSGEQRDIVETLRESAGKLTELLVGILDYARLDAGGEAGQQGPFLIGDIVQGAINSFGASALQKGLELSFRIDPEVPAAVVGDGAGLRRILAALVSNAVKFTASGAVAVTVTPGNGHGPGEAATPREGRVVLTFAVRDTGIGLSARERQTIFEPFRQVDGSVTRRFGGVGMGLAIASKVAEAMGGSLSVESAPGAGSLFCFSAPFTLLGADEG comes from the coding sequence ATGATGGATCGTGCGCAGCCCATGGAAGACCCCGCTTTTGTCGCCTCGCTCATGAATGCCTCGCCCGACCTGTTCTTCTTCAAGGATGCGGGTTGCGTGTATCGGTACGTCAACAAGGCCTTCTGCAACCTGTTCGCCCTGCCTCGCGACGCGATCATCGGCCATACCGATTTCGAGATCTTTCCCGGCGACAACGCCGCCCGCCATTACCGGGCCGACCAGGCCGTTCTCGCTTCCGGCCGGTTCGCCTCCTTCGAATACGAGGTGGTCCACGACAACCGTTCGGTCTGGCTGCAAGTGCTCAAGACGCCGGTGCGCGACGGCTTGGGCCGCATCACCGGGATTTTTTGCACCGCCCGCAACATCACCACCCGCAAGCGCCTGGAAACCGACGCCCGGATCGCCCGGCGCGAGCTGGAACGGGACGTGGCCGAGCAGGCCGAGGACCTGCGCCGCGTCAATCAGGAGTTGCGCCGCCAGATCGTCCAGCGCCACAAGGCCGAAAAGGCCCTGGAGGAATCGCACCGCAGCCTCAACCTCATTTTCGAGAACAGCCCCATCGGCATCTCCTTTGTGACCGACCGCATCGTGCGCCGGGCCAATCCGCATTTCCACGCACTCTTCGCCAGCCCGCCGGGCGGCGTCGTCGGCAAGCCCACGGCCGCCTTCTATCCCGATCAGGCCTCCTACGAGGCCTTCGGCGAGCAGTTCTATCCCCTGATCGCCCGCGGGGAACGGGTCGATTCCGTGCGGGTCATGCGCCGCCTGGACGGCACGGATTTCTGGTGCCGCATCATCGGCCAGGTCCTGTATCCCGACAGACCGCAAGCCGGTTCCGTCTGGCTCATGGAGGACGTCACCGAGCGCCAACTGGCCGAGGAGGCCGCGCGCGCCGCCGAACGCCTCAAACGCGAGTTCATGGACAACCTGACCCATGAGATCCGAACCCCGCTCAACGGCATCCTGGGCATGGCCGAGATGCTGGCGGCCACGGCACTTTCCGGGGAACAGCGCGACATCGTCGAGACCCTGCGCGAAAGCGCCGGGAAACTGACCGAATTGTTGGTGGGCATCCTGGATTACGCCCGCCTGGATGCCGGCGGCGAGGCCGGGCAACAGGGGCCTTTCCTCATCGGGGACATCGTCCAGGGCGCCATCAATTCCTTCGGCGCCTCGGCCCTGCAAAAGGGCCTGGAGTTGTCCTTCCGCATCGATCCCGAGGTCCCGGCGGCGGTGGTCGGCGACGGGGCGGGCCTGCGCCGGATACTGGCCGCCTTGGTCAGCAACGCCGTCAAGTTCACCGCCTCGGGCGCGGTGGCGGTGACGGTCACGCCGGGCAATGGCCATGGGCCGGGGGAGGCGGCCACGCCGCGGGAGGGACGCGTGGTCCTGACGTTCGCCGTGCGCGATACGGGCATCGGCCTGTCGGCCCGGGAGCGCCAGACCATTTTCGAGCCGTTCCGGCAGGTCGACGGCAGCGTGACCCGGCGGTTCGGCGGGGTGGGCATGGGGCTGGCCATCGCCAGCAAGGTGGCCGAGGCCATGGGCGGCAGCCTTTCCGTGGAAAGCGCGCCGGGAGCGGGCAGCCTGTTCTGTTTCAGCGCGCCCTTTACCCTGCTTGGGGCGGACGAGGGCTGA
- a CDS encoding DUF3391 domain-containing protein — MSLQLPEYVVCVDDLQEGVYVKLKEKWFQHPFLFQNFKIKSQSQIEALKNVGIKEVLCVPGKCDHLPMAKSKFASQDQEVESRTLPKGEVDLNGMWEVKKERISLLKNKKNCIAKAKAKYRETLSKMPLIMRNVVAGSSSALDETAGMVTEIAEVFLKDSDSVVHLMDGQSGEDSLFSHSLNVTVLALMTGKSAKLSSEEMQILGLGAFLHDIGKSKIEKKIIRKKNPLTKAEQELLNLHPVYGLDIVDKLRAFPIHAAKIIHQHHECVNGEGYPLGLKGTSISKLSMITSIANIYDTLCNPMDQNKALLPYHALSLIFSKYKCLVDPQMFTYFVRSVGIYPPGSVVQLTNDAIGMVISVNSKNPLKPAILLYDPVIPKEEALIFGLDEDPELSIVQCILPKNLPKEIYNYLDPKPRTNYFPEQQEDMG, encoded by the coding sequence ATGTCGTTGCAGTTGCCTGAATATGTGGTATGCGTAGACGATCTTCAAGAAGGTGTTTATGTCAAGTTGAAAGAGAAATGGTTTCAACACCCTTTTTTGTTTCAGAATTTTAAAATTAAAAGTCAGTCTCAAATCGAGGCGTTGAAAAATGTTGGAATAAAAGAAGTTTTATGTGTGCCAGGTAAGTGCGACCATCTGCCCATGGCCAAGAGCAAATTCGCGAGTCAAGATCAGGAAGTTGAAAGTCGAACTTTGCCTAAGGGTGAGGTGGATCTAAATGGTATGTGGGAAGTAAAGAAAGAGCGTATTTCACTTCTTAAAAACAAAAAAAATTGCATAGCAAAGGCAAAGGCAAAATATAGAGAAACGTTAAGCAAGATGCCATTGATAATGAGAAACGTTGTTGCTGGTTCCAGTTCTGCTTTGGATGAGACAGCGGGTATGGTCACGGAGATTGCTGAAGTTTTCCTAAAGGATTCTGATTCTGTTGTCCATTTGATGGATGGTCAGTCAGGTGAGGATAGTCTTTTCAGCCATTCTTTAAACGTAACTGTTCTTGCGTTGATGACTGGAAAATCTGCTAAATTATCTTCCGAAGAGATGCAAATATTAGGGCTTGGAGCTTTTTTACATGATATTGGAAAAAGTAAAATTGAAAAGAAAATAATCAGAAAAAAGAATCCGCTGACGAAAGCTGAGCAAGAATTGCTTAATCTTCATCCTGTCTACGGATTGGATATTGTGGATAAGTTGAGGGCTTTTCCTATTCATGCTGCCAAAATTATTCATCAGCACCATGAATGTGTAAACGGAGAAGGTTATCCCCTGGGCCTAAAGGGGACATCTATTTCGAAGCTGTCTATGATTACGTCGATTGCAAATATATATGACACGCTATGTAATCCTATGGATCAAAACAAGGCGTTGCTTCCGTATCATGCTTTGTCATTGATATTTTCGAAATACAAATGCTTGGTTGATCCTCAGATGTTTACTTACTTTGTTCGTAGTGTTGGAATATATCCTCCTGGGAGTGTCGTCCAATTGACAAATGACGCAATTGGCATGGTGATATCGGTTAATTCCAAAAATCCGCTTAAACCTGCAATCCTTCTTTATGATCCTGTCATTCCAAAAGAAGAGGCTCTTATTTTCGGTCTGGATGAAGATCCTGAACTTTCTATTGTCCAATGTATTTTGCCTAAGAATTTACCAAAAGAAATTTATAACTATTTAGACCCAAAACCTCGAACCAATTATTTCCCTGAACAACAAGAAGATATGGGGTGA
- a CDS encoding ATP-grasp domain-containing protein, with protein MHLTEYAGKALLREAGIEAPPGIVIGPGEETRVSPPWPGPWYLKAQVLAGGRGKAGGVVRLETAEAIAPAAEHLFTLAIGGARPPFLLLEPAIPHDRAVYLSLGVSRQRGSLCLTVAGQGGVDVEGLAGSDALLVLDVPPPFLLTPRLARRAFFHLGFPKELWQPFHGLLERLFTAVAAHGLLLAEINPLAVTPDGRLVALDAKMLLDDSVVALRPELRRFGDDRLQPVAERRAAAYGLAFVGLPGRVGLLANGAGLAMATMDALEAAGLPAANFLDFGGTADAVRLRAAFDLLFADARVAACLVNMFGGILSCADVARALIEALGDAPPARPVVVRFAGNSAAKGADMLRRLGLPALLVAEDMDQAVAMLSELVPVGPRHGLDAPAAEACRMAPLRPETTAAAAGVAGLPSLLDLDGESGVLIQGLTGRAGRLHAARMRACGTRVAAGVTPFRGGGDVDGVPVYDTVAQAVRHHDIALSVLFVPAAGAADAALEAAEAGIARIVCITDGVPQKDMLAVRAALRGRGTLFLGPNTPGLLLPGRMQAGIMPPEPFLPGPVAVFSRSGTLTYEVCSRLSAAGIGQALAAGIGGDPFGGAGFVELLRMVRDDDRVRAVMLIGEVGGRAEEDAAAFVLGEGYPKPVAAFVAGLTAPPGRALGHAGALLERPGGVAEKLACLSRAGIAVCPELGDVAGVMAGLLCGG; from the coding sequence ATGCACCTGACCGAATACGCCGGCAAGGCGCTGCTGCGCGAAGCCGGCATCGAGGCCCCGCCCGGCATCGTCATCGGGCCGGGCGAGGAGACCCGGGTTTCGCCGCCCTGGCCCGGCCCCTGGTACCTCAAGGCGCAAGTCCTGGCCGGCGGCCGGGGCAAGGCCGGCGGCGTGGTGCGGCTGGAAACGGCCGAGGCAATCGCCCCGGCCGCCGAACACCTGTTCACCCTGGCCATCGGCGGGGCGAGGCCGCCTTTCTTGCTGCTGGAGCCGGCCATCCCCCATGACCGGGCCGTGTACCTCTCCCTGGGGGTCTCGCGGCAGCGGGGGAGCCTGTGCCTGACCGTGGCCGGCCAGGGCGGGGTGGACGTGGAAGGGCTGGCCGGCAGCGACGCCTTGCTCGTCCTCGACGTGCCGCCGCCGTTTCTCCTCACGCCCCGCCTGGCCAGGCGGGCCTTTTTCCATCTCGGTTTCCCCAAGGAACTGTGGCAACCGTTTCATGGGTTGCTGGAGCGGCTTTTCACGGCCGTGGCCGCGCATGGCCTGCTTTTGGCCGAGATCAACCCCCTGGCCGTGACCCCGGACGGACGGCTGGTCGCCCTGGACGCCAAGATGCTCCTGGACGACAGCGTGGTGGCCCTGCGGCCCGAACTGCGCCGTTTCGGCGACGACCGCCTGCAACCCGTGGCCGAGCGCCGGGCCGCGGCATACGGCCTGGCCTTCGTCGGCCTGCCGGGCCGGGTGGGGCTGCTCGCCAACGGCGCCGGGCTGGCCATGGCCACCATGGACGCCCTGGAAGCGGCCGGATTGCCGGCGGCCAATTTCCTGGATTTCGGCGGCACGGCCGATGCCGTGCGGCTGCGGGCGGCCTTTGACCTGCTTTTCGCCGACGCGCGCGTGGCCGCCTGCCTGGTCAACATGTTCGGCGGCATCCTGTCCTGCGCCGACGTGGCCCGGGCGCTGATCGAGGCCCTGGGCGACGCGCCGCCGGCCCGGCCCGTGGTGGTGCGCTTCGCCGGCAACAGCGCCGCCAAGGGGGCGGACATGCTGCGGCGGCTGGGCCTGCCGGCGCTGCTCGTGGCCGAGGACATGGACCAGGCCGTGGCCATGCTTTCCGAGCTGGTGCCCGTGGGCCCCCGGCACGGCCTGGATGCCCCGGCCGCCGAGGCCTGCCGGATGGCGCCGCTGCGGCCGGAGACGACCGCCGCCGCGGCCGGCGTCGCGGGGCTCCCGTCGCTGCTCGATCTGGACGGGGAAAGCGGGGTGCTCATCCAGGGGCTGACCGGCCGGGCCGGGCGGCTGCACGCGGCGCGCATGCGGGCCTGCGGCACGCGTGTCGCGGCCGGGGTGACGCCCTTTCGCGGCGGCGGGGACGTGGACGGGGTGCCGGTGTACGACACCGTGGCCCAGGCCGTGCGCCACCACGACATCGCCCTTTCGGTGCTCTTCGTTCCGGCCGCCGGCGCGGCCGACGCCGCGCTGGAAGCGGCCGAGGCCGGCATCGCGCGCATTGTCTGCATCACCGACGGCGTGCCCCAAAAGGACATGCTGGCCGTGCGGGCGGCGCTTCGCGGCCGGGGCACGCTGTTTCTCGGCCCCAACACGCCGGGCCTGCTCCTGCCCGGGCGCATGCAGGCCGGCATCATGCCGCCCGAGCCCTTCCTGCCCGGACCGGTGGCGGTCTTTTCACGCAGCGGCACGTTGACCTACGAAGTCTGCTCGCGGCTGTCGGCGGCCGGCATCGGCCAGGCCCTGGCCGCCGGCATCGGCGGCGATCCCTTCGGCGGGGCGGGCTTCGTGGAGCTTCTGCGCATGGTGCGCGACGACGACCGGGTGCGGGCGGTCATGCTCATCGGCGAAGTGGGCGGCCGGGCCGAGGAGGACGCCGCGGCCTTCGTGCTGGGGGAGGGCTATCCCAAGCCCGTGGCGGCCTTCGTGGCCGGGCTGACCGCCCCGCCGGGCCGGGCGTTGGGGCATGCCGGCGCCCTGCTCGAACGTCCGGGCGGGGTGGCGGAGAAACTGGCCTGCCTGTCCCGGGCCGGCATCGCGGTCTGCCCGGAGCTGGGCGATGTGGCCGGGGTGATGGCGGGGCTTTTGTGCGGCGGGTAG